Genomic segment of Deltaproteobacteria bacterium:
AGGACGCCGTGTTGAGGTTCGACATCCGGGACGAACGGAACGCCGTGGTTACCCCCTACCCTTTCGACGTCGATCCGTTGCCGGTGTCATTCCAGGGACGCTTGGTCCCGAACCGGTGCTACGAGAGCCAAGCGGAGTTCCTGGCGGAGTATTACGGGGCTGAGCGGCTGCCGATCAGCTACACGCTGTGTTCGGGCTAGCACCCCACCGCCCCTGGATTCCCGCTTCCGCGGGAATGACGGTTCAGGGGGTTGTTGCCTTTCTCAGATGGGGTATTAACACAGCCGTTCCGCGGGAATGACAGTTCTTCTCTTGCGCTTTGAAAGGAGGCCCGACCATGTGGTACCTCGTGCTCTCTCGTTCCCTTCCCGAGAAGGAAGAACTCAAGCAACGCAACTATGACGATCACCGGGACTGGCTGGAGCAGCAGCATCGCGCCGGCCGCCTGCTGTTCTCGGGGCCGACGTCCGACCGGGCCTACGGAATCTACGTCATGCTGGCGTCAAGCCTGAGCGAAGCCGAGGCCCTCGCGGGCGAGGATCCTCACCACGCCCGCGGAATCCGAACCATGGAAGTCCTGGAATGGGCGCCGCACCGGGCATTCCGCATGGACGGAACCACCATCGCCGACGTGGAGGCCATGGCGACCGGGAACGGACCGGCCTTATAAGGTTATCTGGGACGCAGGACGCTAACGCCGGCCGCGACGGTCGGCCCGGTCGTGGCGATGATGCCGGTCACGCCGATCAGCCCGGTCGTGCCTGCGGAGCCGGTCATGCCGGTGAGGCCGTTCACGCCGGTGCAGCCGGTCGTGCCGGTCTGCACGATCGTGCCGGTGGAGGCGGTCGTGCCGGTGAGGTCGGCCGCGGCGGTGCAGCCTGTCATGACGACGCGACCGGTCATGTCGATGGTACCGGCGCGGCCGGTCGTGACCGATCCCGTAGAACAGGATGATGGACGCCGCCCGGTAGTACGGATACGGGCGAGGATGAGGGAAGTGGTGGCGGTGATCCTGGTAAACGCGGGCATGGACCGGCTTGGGCGCGACGGGTTGGAGCCAGACTCCGGCCGCCGTGCGGCAGCGCGTGCTCCAGACCTGGGCCTGCCGGTTGTCGATGATGACTGCGCGTTCGAACTTGCGGCAGTCCTGGCCCGCCGCATTGCGGTAGGTCAGCGTCGGGGTGACCGTGCCCCAATGGCCGGTCTCGGCGTTCTCCCAGATTTCGGCCTCCCCGGTCCTGTTGAACTCGAGCGCGTTCTGAAGCGACTGCTCCTGATGACGCCGATCGGCATCGGACAGCAACGCATCAGGCGACGGCGCGCCCGCCCATGCCGCGCTCATACAGAGCGCCAGCGCAACCGGAACCGCGAACGCGGTGACTAGACGCTTCATGAGACCACCCCCATGCCATGAGTGTGCCGTGGCTGCCTCCAAACCGTCTTCAATTATACGCCCCGGAGTGCCGCCCCACAAACCACCGGCACGAATTTCTCGGACAAGACGCTAGCGTCCGTCACGCTCCATCGCCGCCAACCGTTCCCGTGCCTTGGCGGCGAATGAACTGTCGGGATGGTCGCGCAGGATGCGGTTGTAGAGCTTGCGCGCGTGCTCCTTGTTGTTCTGCACCTCCTCGAACTGCGCGGTCTCGAACATCTCCTCGCCCCCGTCGCCGCAGCCCGCCAGGGGCAGCACCAGCGTCAAGACCAGCAGCACGCGGAGACAGGTCACGCGAATCGCTTCAAACGTCGTCATCGTATTTCACTCCATGTGTGTCGCTCAATTAATTCCCAATTTGACAGGAACCCGCGACTGTGGCGAACTGAACGCCGCATCGTTATCCATTGGAACCCGGCCTTGAGCGCGGAGGGACAGACCATGCCGATCATCGACGCGGACGCCCACGTGGTGGAAATCGACGAAACCTGGGAATACCTCGGACCCTCCGAGCGGGAGTACAAGCCCGGCGTGGTCTACGAGAGGCTGGAGAACGGCGAGACCCTCAAGTACTGGGTCATCGGCGGCAACAGGGTGGGCACGCCGTGGCCCGGGGGCGGGGCGCGCAGCGACGCCATCACCGGCACCTTCATCGGCAACGTGCCGCTGGACCTCAAGGCCAAGTACATGCTCGACGTGGACGCCCGGGTGGCGCACATGGACGAGTTGGGCACCGACGTCCAGGTGCTCTTCCCGACCCTGTGGGTGCACCCGCTCACGGACCGGCCGGCGGTCGAAAACGCCCTCTGCTGGAGCTACAACCGCTGGATGGCCGACATCCATTCGCGGGGGCACGGCCGCTTCCGCTGGGCCTGCGTGGCGTCGCTGAGCGACATTCCGGAGGCGCGGCGGCAGATGCGTTTCGCCCGCGACCATGGCGCGGTGGCGGTGAACATCTCCGGGCTCGACTACCGCAACCGGCTCATCAACGACCCCGACTTCTTCCCGCTCTACGAGGAGGCCAGCGACCTCGACATGCCCGTGTGCATCCACTCGGGCACCAACAGCCCGGACATGGACCGGGTCTGGGGCAAGCCCCTGTGCGGCTACCAGCGCAACAAGTTCGTGGGGCTCGGCGCGTTCCACCTGCTGATCATGTCGAACCTGCCCGACCGCTTCCCCAAGCTCCGCTGGGGCATCATCGAGCTGAGCGCGGGCTGGCTTCCCTACCTCGTCAACGACCTGCGGCGCCGGGTGGAGCGGCGTGGCGGCAAGCTCAAGGAGCGCATCCTGGCCGACAACAACATCTGGGTAGCGGCCCAGATGAACGACGACCTGGAGCACGTCATCAAGTACGTGGGCGACGACCGCCTGGTGATGGGCACCGACTACGGCCACGCCGACTCCTCCACCGAGATCAACGCGCTACGGTTGCTGCAACAGCACGAGTTCCTCGCGCCCGAGAGCGTCGCGCGCATCCTCTACGACAACCCGGTGGAGCTGTACGCGCTGTAGACCGGAAACAATCGATCTCCGTCACTCCGGCGGGGCTTGGCGCGTCGCCACCAAGCGCACCAGGTCGGACACGTTGTCCATCCCGTCGAGGTCTCGCAAGAGCGTGACGAAACGTTCCTGAGTCGCTTCGTCCAGGCGGCCCGCGGCACAGTCGCCGAATTTCCTCGTAAGCTCGTCCCAGGTGAGCGGGTTGTCGGGACCGCCGCGATAGTGTTCCTCGGACTGCTGCCTGTAGGT
This window contains:
- a CDS encoding YciI family protein, whose amino-acid sequence is MWYLVLSRSLPEKEELKQRNYDDHRDWLEQQHRAGRLLFSGPTSDRAYGIYVMLASSLSEAEALAGEDPHHARGIRTMEVLEWAPHRAFRMDGTTIADVEAMATGNGPAL
- a CDS encoding RT0821/Lpp0805 family surface protein; its protein translation is MKRLVTAFAVPVALALCMSAAWAGAPSPDALLSDADRRHQEQSLQNALEFNRTGEAEIWENAETGHWGTVTPTLTYRNAAGQDCRKFERAVIIDNRQAQVWSTRCRTAAGVWLQPVAPKPVHARVYQDHRHHFPHPRPYPYYRAASIILFYGIGHDRPRRYHRHDRSRRHDRLHRRGRPHRHDRLHRHDRADRHDRLHRRERPHRHDRLRRHDRADRRDRHHRHDRADRRGRR
- a CDS encoding amidohydrolase family protein; protein product: MPIIDADAHVVEIDETWEYLGPSEREYKPGVVYERLENGETLKYWVIGGNRVGTPWPGGGARSDAITGTFIGNVPLDLKAKYMLDVDARVAHMDELGTDVQVLFPTLWVHPLTDRPAVENALCWSYNRWMADIHSRGHGRFRWACVASLSDIPEARRQMRFARDHGAVAVNISGLDYRNRLINDPDFFPLYEEASDLDMPVCIHSGTNSPDMDRVWGKPLCGYQRNKFVGLGAFHLLIMSNLPDRFPKLRWGIIELSAGWLPYLVNDLRRRVERRGGKLKERILADNNIWVAAQMNDDLEHVIKYVGDDRLVMGTDYGHADSSTEINALRLLQQHEFLAPESVARILYDNPVELYAL